The following proteins are encoded in a genomic region of Nomascus leucogenys isolate Asia chromosome 17, Asia_NLE_v1, whole genome shotgun sequence:
- the CD177 gene encoding CD177 antigen isoform X1 → MTRQAFKLKTTWLGVQALFCQFATIQDVWNLSDLPLRWTPKNTSCASGMGCQDTLVLIESGPQVSVVLSKGCTEAKDQEPRVTEHRMGPGLSLVSYTFVCRQEDFCNNLLTSVPLWAPQPPADPGSLRCPVCLSMEGCLEGTTEEICPKGTTHCYNGLLRLRGGGIFSNLRVQGCMPQLGCNLLNGTQEIGPVGMTENCNTKDFLTCHQGTTVETQRNSAQKPTDWTTSNTKMCEAGQVCQETLLLVDGGLTSTLVGTKGCSAVGAQNSQKTTIHSAPPGVLVASYTHFCSSNLCNNASSSSVLLNSLPPQAAPIPGDRQCPTCVQLFGTCSSDSPRMTCPRGATHCYDGYIHLSGGGLTTTMSIQGCVAQPSSSLLNHTRQIGIFSVREKGDEPPPAPQPEGGGAGDLESLTWWVGLALALALWWGAVCPSC, encoded by the exons ATGACAAGACAGGCCTTCAAACTGAAGACTACCTGGCTAG GAGTGCAGGCGCTGTTCTGCCAGTTTGCCACAATTCAGGATGTGTGGAATCTGTCCGACCTACCCCTGCGATGGACCCCTAAGAACACCAGCTGCGCCAGCGGCATGGGGTGCCAGGACACGTTGGTGCTCATTGAGAGTG GACCCCAGGTGAGTGTGGTGCTCTCCAAGGGCTGCACGGAGGCCAAGGACCAGGAGCCCCGCGTCACTGAGCACCGGATGGGCCCCGGCCTCTCCCTGGTCTCTTACACCTTCGTGTGCCGCCAGGAGGACTTCTGCAACAACCTCCTTACCTCCGTCCCGCTTTGGGCCCCGCAGCCCCCAGCAG ACCCAGGATCCTTGAGGTGCCCAGTCTGCTTGTCTATGGAAGGCTGTCTGGAGGGGACAACAGAAGAGATCTGCCCCAAGGGGACCACACACTGTTATAATGGCCTCCTCAGGCTCAGGGGAG GAGGCATCTTCTCCAATCTGAGAGTCCAGGGATGCATGCCCCAGCTGGGCTGCAACCTGCTCAATGGGACGCAGGAAATTGGGCCCGTGGGTATGACTGAGAACTGCAATACGAAAG ATTTTCTGACCTGTCATCAGGGGACCACCGTGGAGACGCAGAGAAACTCGGCTCAAAAACCCACTGATTGGACCACATCTAATACCAAGATGTGCGAGGCGGGGCAGGTGTGTCAGGAGACGCTGCTGCTCGTTGATGGAG GACTCACATCAACCCTGGTGGGGACCAAAGGCTGCAGCGCTGTTGGGGCTCAAAATTCCCAGAAGACCACCATCCATTCAGCCCCTCCCGGGGTGCTTGTGGCCTCCTATACCCACTTCTGCTCCTCGAACCTGTGCAATAATGCCAGCAGCAGCAGCGTCCTGCTGAACTCCCTCCCTCCTCAAG CTGCCCCTATCCCAGGAGACCGGCAGTGTCCTACCTGTGTGCAGCTCTTTGGAACCTGCTCAAGTGACTCCCCCCGAATGACCTGCCCCAGGGGCGCCACTCATTGTTATGATGGGTACATTCATCTCTCAGGAG GTGGGCTGACCACCACAATGAGCATTCAGGGCTGTGTGGCCCAACCTTCCAGCTCCTTGTTGAACCACACCAGACAAATCGGGATCTTCTCTGTGCGTGAGAAGGGTGATGAGCCGCCTCCTGCCCCTCAGCCTgagggaggtggggctggggaccTGGAGTCTCTCACGTGGTGGGTGGGGCTAGCACTGGCCCTGGCACTCTGGTGGGGGGCGGTTTGCCCTTCCTGCTAA
- the CD177 gene encoding CD177 antigen isoform X2 has translation MTRQAFKLKTTWLGVQALFCQFATIQDVWNLSDLPLRWTPKNTSCASGMGCQDTLVLIESGPQVSVVLSKGCTEAKDQEPRVTEHRMGPGLSLVSYTFVCRQEDFCNNLLTSVPLWAPQPPADPGSLRCPVCLSMEGCLEGTTEEICPKGTTHCYNGLLRLRGGGIFSNLRVQGCMPQLGCNLLNGTQEIGPVGMTENCNTKDFLTCHQGTTVETQRNSAQKPTDWTTSNTKMCEAGQVCQETLLLVDGAAPIPGDRQCPTCVQLFGTCSSDSPRMTCPRGATHCYDGYIHLSGGGLTTTMSIQGCVAQPSSSLLNHTRQIGIFSVREKGDEPPPAPQPEGGGAGDLESLTWWVGLALALALWWGAVCPSC, from the exons ATGACAAGACAGGCCTTCAAACTGAAGACTACCTGGCTAG GAGTGCAGGCGCTGTTCTGCCAGTTTGCCACAATTCAGGATGTGTGGAATCTGTCCGACCTACCCCTGCGATGGACCCCTAAGAACACCAGCTGCGCCAGCGGCATGGGGTGCCAGGACACGTTGGTGCTCATTGAGAGTG GACCCCAGGTGAGTGTGGTGCTCTCCAAGGGCTGCACGGAGGCCAAGGACCAGGAGCCCCGCGTCACTGAGCACCGGATGGGCCCCGGCCTCTCCCTGGTCTCTTACACCTTCGTGTGCCGCCAGGAGGACTTCTGCAACAACCTCCTTACCTCCGTCCCGCTTTGGGCCCCGCAGCCCCCAGCAG ACCCAGGATCCTTGAGGTGCCCAGTCTGCTTGTCTATGGAAGGCTGTCTGGAGGGGACAACAGAAGAGATCTGCCCCAAGGGGACCACACACTGTTATAATGGCCTCCTCAGGCTCAGGGGAG GAGGCATCTTCTCCAATCTGAGAGTCCAGGGATGCATGCCCCAGCTGGGCTGCAACCTGCTCAATGGGACGCAGGAAATTGGGCCCGTGGGTATGACTGAGAACTGCAATACGAAAG ATTTTCTGACCTGTCATCAGGGGACCACCGTGGAGACGCAGAGAAACTCGGCTCAAAAACCCACTGATTGGACCACATCTAATACCAAGATGTGCGAGGCGGGGCAGGTGTGTCAGGAGACGCTGCTGCTCGTTGATGGAG CTGCCCCTATCCCAGGAGACCGGCAGTGTCCTACCTGTGTGCAGCTCTTTGGAACCTGCTCAAGTGACTCCCCCCGAATGACCTGCCCCAGGGGCGCCACTCATTGTTATGATGGGTACATTCATCTCTCAGGAG GTGGGCTGACCACCACAATGAGCATTCAGGGCTGTGTGGCCCAACCTTCCAGCTCCTTGTTGAACCACACCAGACAAATCGGGATCTTCTCTGTGCGTGAGAAGGGTGATGAGCCGCCTCCTGCCCCTCAGCCTgagggaggtggggctggggaccTGGAGTCTCTCACGTGGTGGGTGGGGCTAGCACTGGCCCTGGCACTCTGGTGGGGGGCGGTTTGCCCTTCCTGCTAA